A stretch of DNA from Anopheles nili chromosome 2, idAnoNiliSN_F5_01, whole genome shotgun sequence:
GACAGCAATGTTTAAGATACATTTACTTTATTGCGTTAGGTTGAATCGATTTCAACTCTACTCCATAATCGGGTCGTCCATGTGAATTCCCCGCGTGTTTCGGAAAGCTAGCagttgacttttttttcctttgcaacTTAATAAAAGTTTTATATAGATTCAATATACAATCAGAGGAACTAGACATGCTATAGTTCGCCAATAAGTTTGTAAAAAAGTTTGTTAATATGTATTTCAACATTATTATAGCAGTTGGTGCtgacaaaaaaatggaggaGTTTTGAACAATCTCCACGTCTGTACAACTTTATACAAATACTTATACCCTGTGGAGATTCTCATTTGCATTAGCTTTCACGTTTAACAGCTTGATCAAGAAtgattatcaaaaaaaaatcatgtacaAAGGCTTTTTGAAcctaaaattcaataaaatgtgATCTGCAGTGCTAACCATGTGCCTTATCGGAGGACTGTTTCACACGCGAGAATATTactcaaaaaatattttgaagcACCCTACAATTGTAAGGATTTTGTGGCCGCATCGGGCAACGATACTAACGATTTTACAGCAAAGAACTGTTTCGATAAGATATCGATATAGGACTATTTTGTTCCTTCAATTATCAACTAACCGCTATTGCTCACCGCACTGATAAGCTGATCGGACATTATACTAGACGAAATATACACTACACTTATGGCGACTAGAAAAGACAGCAACTTAGTATTCTCATTACAATCGAATCTCATCAATATTATCTCCTTGCAATAGACTcccaatttgttttccattcctttCCAAATGATTGTCGATACAAATATCGCTTTACAAATGTCGGACCAATTATTCATCGAGATAGGCCACCGTATAGTATATTTAGTATCATGCAGagtatataaataaaaccatgattgtatttgttttagtaTCCTTCATCGGAACAGCTAATGGAGAAACCAGTATACTTGGTCAGCAGCAGACGGCGAGTCTCCTGGTGATCTGCTTTCCCGTAGCCTTGCGAATATCCATACACTTTTATCTGCTTCAAATCAGGCCTATTCTCAATACGACCGCCGCCGAGGCATTCCGTCTCAAGCCCTAGACCCATCAAGGACGAGCTTACTTCGTCGTAAATATCCGAATGCCACTGGGCTCGGTCGAAACCTCGAACGATTAGCTTGTTTGGCTC
This window harbors:
- the LOC128731416 gene encoding sex-regulated protein janus-A-like — its product is MVDAKLAAVPVVEIDEGIFKYVLIKVYAKEQADGTEPNKLIVRGFDRAQWHSDIYDEVSSSLMGLGLETECLGGGRIENRPDLKQIKVYGYSQGYGKADHQETRRLLLTKYTGFSISCSDEGY